The DNA segment GAGTTTTGAAATGGCCAAATATATAGAAATGATTCGTATTCGTTTTTTAATGATGCTCGCTTACCGAACGAATTATTACAGCGGCATACTAGTATATAGCATCAATATTGGTGCTTATTATTTTTTGTGGACAGCCATTTATGGTGAAAAGCAATCAATTGAAGGTTTATCTGTTACGCAAATGGTTACGTATATTGCTGTTGCTTGGATGGCTCGTGCTTTTTATTTTAATAATATTGACCGGGAAATTGCTAGCGAAATTATCGAAGGGAAAGTAGCAGTAGAGCTAATCAGACCTTATAATTATTTAACAATGAAGACGATGGCTGGCTTTGGTGAAGGTATCTTTAGACTGCTGTTTTTCTCATTACCGGGAATGGTCATTGTCGGCTTTATCTTTCCGCTTGAATTTTCAAATAACTACTCGACTTGGGGCTATTTCGGCCTTTCAACTTTGTTAAGCTTTATCGTCAATACCGAAATCAATTTATTAACTGGAATGATGACTTTTTTCATTTTTAACATTTCAGGATTACTCAGAGCAAAACGGGTGATTATTGATTTGTTTTCAGGTTTGTTGTTGCCGATTAGTTTTTATCCAAGTTGGGCACAAGACATTATGGGCTTTTTGCCCTTTCAAGCGATTAGCTACATTCCGAGCATGATTTTTACAGAAGGCTTACAGGGGAGTGCTATTTTCCAAGCGCTTCTGCTTCAATTCATATGGGCAATGATTCTACTTGTGCCAATTCAAGCTTTATGGGTTATTGCTCGGAAAAAACTAGTTGTGCAAGGAGGGTAGCACAGATGTTTTACGTATCAATGTTTTTTCAATATATGGGGCAATATATGAAAACGAGATTGGAATATCGTACGGATGCGGTAGTTGAAATTGTTTCTGATCTATTGTTTCAAGCTGTCAATTTAATTTTTATTATTGTCGTGTTTGGTCATACTAGTGTTTTAGGTGGCTGGAGCCGAGATGAAATTATTTTTATTTATGGCTTTTTTCTCGTTCCATATGCCCTTTTTTCTGCTTTTTTTAATATTTGGGATTTTAACGACCGCTATATTGTCAAAGGGGAAATGGACCGCATTTTAACAAGGCCGATTCATAGTTTATTTCAGGTCGTATTGGAACGAATGGAGCTTGAATCATTATTTGGTATTATTACAGGCTTAATTATTATGATTTATGCAGGCGGAAATTTAGATTTACAGTTCCATTGGTATGATCCGTTCATTTTTATTGTGATGGTCATCGGTGGCATGTTTATTTTTGCCGGAATTTTTGTGTCGTTGGCAAGCGTCGGCTTTTGGTCAGATGCTCGTACCGATATTATGCCGATGGTTTATAATATCGGCAATTATGGGCGCTATCCAGTAAATATTTATAACAATGTCATTAGATTTATTTTAACTTGGATTTTACCGTTTGCTTTTGTCGGCGTGTATCCAGCCGCTTATTTTTTAGGTCGAACAGAATGGCTCGTTTATGCGTTTTTGACCCCATTGATGGGAATTATCTTTTTCATGTTAGCGATTTGGATTTGGAATCAGGGGGTTAAGAAATATCGCGGGGCGGGCAACTAGATTTATTATTTCTATTTTCCACTGCTTTTTCATACGATAATATGGAAAAGGTGGTGTCAAATCAAGATGTTATTAATCGGTATCGGGTTACTATTGGCCATTATTTATAAAAGTCTTGAGTGGATTTGGCTTAGAGAGAATTTTCAAAGAAATCGCAGACATTTTCTATCTATTGAAAACTTTTTGCTGCTTATTTTTACATATATAATTTTATTAGTAGGGTTTGGGTTTATTTATACATTAATTGAAGCATCTGGAACGTCGATTATTATCGAATCCGGGAATAAGGTTGAACCGCCTTTCTTTCATATAATGGGTACAGGCATGTATTTTAGCGGAGTTACGTTATTTTCATTAGGCTATGGTGATGTTGTACCGATTGGGATTGGCAGGGGTTTTGCAATGGTGGAAGCACTAATTGGTTATTTATTGCCAGCTGCCTTCGTGATGCGGTCTGTTATCGATTTCGAGGGCTCTTTTTTTAAAGAACGAGGATAATTATTTGTAATTCAACTTTCTCACCAATGAAATACGTGCCATGTTATTTTTACTTTCATTTAATAAATTGTGCCTTCTGAGGGTATGCAATAAGAAAAAATGACCACTATTGCTAGTGGTCAAAATCATTCCATTCTGTAATTATTTACTATTCTTCGATGCTACCTCAATATCCTTAAAAGCCCAATGTGTGACAGGTACATCACTAAACGTTTGTTTTGAGCTTTCTGTAAGAGGACGTTTTAACACTCGGTTAAAGATGGTTACTGCCTCAGCACGGGTTAACGCTTTGTTTGGTTGGAATGTTCCGTCTGGCATTCCTTTCACGAAACCAGCTTCGTTTACTAGTGCAATATCTTTAGCAGCCCAATGTGTTTGGCTATCTTGGAATACTAGCTGTGAATCTCCATTCAAATCTAGCCAACGACTGATAATTGCCGCAACTTCGGCTCTAGTGATTGCTTGATTAGGTCCAAATGTTCCATTGCTTAATCCTTTCATCAATCCGCTAGCGTTAGCTTCTTCAATCACATCTTTCGCCCAATGACTTGACGGAACATCAGGGAATACCGTAGCTGTACTGGTAGTTTTTTTACTTGCTTCGACTCTAGATAGGATGGCTGCCATTTCAGCACGACTAATCGTATGTTCCGGTTTAAACGTGCCGTCAGGAAATCCGATAATGTAAGATTTAGATTCAGTCGGAATGATTATTTCCTCTTTTTTCTGCTTTTCTGCCAATCCATCAATGCTTAAAATTGTAAATATGCTGAATTTCGTTACACTAAATTTCAGACCGATTTGGCCATTTTTATATTCGACAACTTCTGGAATTTTTAGCTCTTTTTCACCGTCACTGTGTTCAATAAAGATGGCTAACTTTTCTAAAAATGCCTGACGTTCTGCTTCATCCGTTGGCAAATTTACATTACGTAAAGGCAATACTAAATCAACTGGTTGACTTTGTAGATTCGTTTCAATCGTCATAGGACGACCGATAACAGATACTTTTTCGCCACCTGACACTTCTTGTACTACTACTTCAAATTTAGCTCGATTCTCAATTCCTTTTTGCTTCTGCTCTTCTTTAATCGGAATTATATTGAAATAAACTTCTTGTTTAATCCCCTGTAAAGAAGTAGCTGGAATATTCAATCCCACATTTTCTGTATAAATCTCTAAATTTAGTTTACCTGATGCCAATTCTTTTATGGCATCAAGTGGAAGTCTAACATCGACTTGTGCGACCTCATCTTTCACATCAGGTATCACAATACGCGCCATTGTTTGACCTAATTCTTTTGCTTTTTGTACAGTTTCTTTTGCTTGTTTTGCTTCAAATATTACTTTATCTAGTTTTGCTCCATTCGCATTTGTTGTTCTAGTAATTGTAACCTCTGTAATAGCTTGACCCTGTCTTATATTGCCTGTCTCTACGTTTACTTTAATTTGTTCTGTTTGACTGGATGGAGCAGAACTACCTCCAGAACTGCTGCTCGATATTCCTTGAATCGGTCCAACAAATGGGCTTTTCACAGCAATACCAATCGTATCGCCTGTTGTAGCAATAGGTGTGACTTCAAAACCAATATATTTTCCTTGATCTTCATTAAGCAATGTGTATGTTTTAGCTGTTGCACCTAGTATAGCATTCGCATTCGTTCCAGATGCATCATCGGAACGATACCATTTGAACGTTGATGCTCCTTCTGCATCACTTTCTAAATCTTGATAAGCATAGCTTCCTGTTAATTGATTTCCAACTGTAGTTGCACCAGCAATGGATACATTTGCAGCAGTTGGCTTTTGATTTGCTATCAATTGTGTCAGTCTAGTAATCGTCAGTGTATACGTTTTTGTTGTCGTTCCATCTTCTGCTGTTACTTCAATTGGAATCGTGTTGATTCCGACATTTAAAGCAATCGTATCCGATACTGTTGTGCTATTGCCGATTTTAACGGTTGCTTTTGAATCAGCTGGTGTTGCTGTGACATCTACAGTTGACACGTCATATGCGACTTGAATCGAGTCCGATGTTGTTTGATTCCAAGTAAAAGGGATGTTTAATGTTACACTCCTTAAGTCTGCATTAGTAGTTGCAACTGGAATAGGCCCTACATAACTGCTTACTACTGGTTGGCCTTGTGTTGCCCCAGCAGTTGCGAAAGGTGTAACTTCAAAACTAATATATTTCCCTTTATCTTCATTTTGGATTACATATGTGTTAGTAGTCGCACCTGTAATCGCAGTTTTATTTGCACCATTATTATCATCCGCTCGATACCATGTAAATGTTGTTGCTCCTTCTTGGTCCCCTTCATGATCACTATAGTTGTATGAACCAGTTAATGTTGAGCCGACCTTTGTATTTCCTGTAATCGTTACATTGCTTGCTACTGGCGGTGCATTTCCTATGGATGATACACTGCTAGGCAGCATCCCTAGTGGGGAATTAAGTGCTGGACCTGATCCAACTGTAGCAGACGAAACGACTGTGCGATTCCCGCTTGCAGACTCTATCAGAGTTATTTTGTCATCGAAATCAGCCACATATATATTACCGTTTTCCGCAACCGTTAGACCATACCTAATTCCTATAGAATTTCCAGTTCCTTTATTTTGTCCACTTATTGTTGTTCGATTACCAGTTGTTGGCTCTACCTGAAACGCATATACATCCTGAACCTGTTCCTCTAAAACTATATAGGTTCCATCAGGTGCTTTCGCAATACCAGAAGGACTTACTAGTGACGTTCCAGTCCCAACTGCATTTGAAGATATTGCCGTTCGTTCCTTCGTCGTTGGATTTAATTTAAAAACACCTTCTGTTGTAGATCTTGAGGTATAAATAATACTGCCATCTGTTTCTCCAATACAAAAAAACGGTTCAGTAAAAGCTGCTCCCGACCCCACGCTATTGCTAGCTAAAACAGTACGATTCCCTGTAGTAGGATCAATTTTAAAAATCCCTGTTTCTTCAGTACAGGCGATGATGTCACCGTTTTCTTGTTCGACAAGACCACCTATACGCCCCATATTAGGACCCGTACCAACAACATCAGGGGAACCACCAGAAAGAACAACTCTATCACCTGTAGTTGGATCAATGCGGAATATCCTTGCATCATTGGTCCACTCCCCTGCTAAGATTGATCCTGACTTAGTCAACGTCATGCCAACGGGCCCCAAAATAGCGGGACCAGTTCCCTTGCCATTACCAGAAAGAAGCTCCCGATCACCTGAAACTAAGTCCACAATATAGAGTGTGCCATCCCCATAGTTTGCGACTACTGTTTTTCGGCTAGTCGTTTGTGATGCCTCCACATTTTCTGTAACCCCGTACGCAGCCAATTGTATTGCCATTAGAACTAAACATAAAAACACTTTAATATACTTTTTTGCACTTCTCTTTTTTCTACTATAGAAATAACAATTCATTTGTTCTTCTCCTTTCGTAAACTAGTAAACTATTTATAGTTTGTTGTATTATAAATTAAATAACCTTAAAGAAACCTTAAAAACCCTTAAATTTCCTCAACAAAAAAGCGGATTATATCATTATTTATGATAAAAACCCGCTTTTTTTAAAAAAAATCCATAGATTTAATGATTACGATGGGATTCGTAATGTGATTTTTGTTCCCTTTCCAAATTCGCTTTGCACTTCTAACTTCGAGTTGTACTCATATTTTAGTCGTCTGTTAATATTTTCAAGCCCTACCCCATTGTTCGAATTGGCATCTCTATTGAACAATGTTTGTAGCTGCTCTTTCTTCATTCCAACCCCATCATCTTCAACCTCAATAAAATAGGCACTCTCTTCTATAAAAACTTTTATGATTACCGTTCCGCCTTCCAGCTTCTCACCAATCCCATGCCTAATCGCATTTTCCACGAGCGGTTGAATTAACAGAGGCGGCATCGTTAGAGCAAATGTTTCGTCCGCTATATCATATTTTACGAGGAGCCTTTCTCCAAATCTTGTTTTTTCAATTTCTACATAGGATTCGATAAGTTGCAGCTCTTTTTCAAATGGTATTCGTTTTTCTAGATTGCTGAATTGAAAGCTGCCTCGTAAATAATCTGCAAAATCTACTATAAGCTTTCTCGATTTCTTAACATCTGTATAGCTTAAAGCTGTAATTGTATGTAAGACATTATATAAGAAATGTGGCTTAATCTGTGATTGGAGAAAAGCCATTTCAGTGTCAATTATTTTTTCCAACGATTTCTTCATGATTAGGAGACTGCTAATTCTTGCCTTCAACTCACCCAATTCAAATGGTTTTAACAAAATGTCATTCGCTCCCGCATTGAAAGCAACAATTTTATCTTGTGGCTGTCCACCAGCAGTAACGATTAATACGGGCAATTCCAGTAAAGTATATTCTCTCCGAATACTTTGACAAACATCAAAACCAGTTAATCCTGGCATCATTAAATCAAGAATAGCTAAATCAATTTTGTTAGATTTGACGATAACATCGATGGCCTCATAACCGTTTTTGACGGCAATTACCGTACAATTCATTGGCTCAAGCAATTCTATTAATATTTTTAAATTGTAAAAGTTATCATCCGCTACTAAAACTGTGTAAATACCCTTTTTCGTTGAAGTATAAGGAGTAGGCAAGACAAATTCCTTCGGCTGTTCATACACTTCATTATTTCTTTGTTTTTCATTCGGGCTTTCCATAGCCTTCGCTGCTGGTAGACGAATTGTAACCGTTGTACCAACCCCTTTTTCTGAAGATACGAGGATTTTCCCTTTTTGAAGTTCGACTAACTGCTTAACGATTGATAATCCTAAACCAACCCCTTGATTTTCCACCTTATCAAAAGATTTAAATGGCTCAAAAATAGTTGCTAATTGCTCTTCATCCATCCCAACACCAGTATCTTTAATAGAAATCTCGATTTTACCGTTCCATTCCTTCGCCTCAACTACTATACTTCCATTATGGGTATGTTTGATGGCATTATCTAGTAAATTACTAATAATTTGGCTAAAACGATTTTCATCTGCAAACACTGGGGGTAATTGGGCAGGAACTTTATTAAGCAACTCTATCTTATTTTCCAACGTTAAAAAAGAATACATTTTTAAATTCACTTCCACTGTTGAATACACATGAACAGGCATTGGTTGTATCTTTAATTCTCCTTGCTTCAACATTGAAAGATCTAAAATATCAAAAACAAGCTTTGTTAAT comes from the Bacillus sp. (in: firmicutes) genome and includes:
- a CDS encoding response regulator, whose amino-acid sequence is MTKKIVALIVTLLLIMGTYSIILAIFKVNSEKYPVASKGILNLEKWDFQENRTIPLNGEWEFYPNELVSPNDFLSHNRSSMNANEASWISVPKSWKKEMELLGSATYRLHVKIDDTEQLYGIKTSSIQVANRIYVNGKRIGSSGNPDIKETSYKAKNKPYVGYFTLHPGFNEIIVQVANYDFSISSGINEPIYFGYQSYISAFQDRALVHDWVAVVSFIIIGLLFTGLYVRRKNNYAFIAFALVCIFAAAFTSVRGERILFDLFNSLPFRLYLNIQYLSIIGISTSLLLYLYWAFGDFCSRKIVNWFVIAEVCLLVVSSIVPPQHYIELLRLSLSIFANASFIYTLYIFVLATLYRVEGSFFLAVAVLALNIYACLQNLIFYFSIPFYAVGISALLFVLMIAFLMITQISSAFNKVEELSLQLLKLDQLKDDFLTRTSHEFKTPLHGVMNISKSLLDDSGHPLTKDQKAKIELINNISRRLTKLVFDILDLSMLKQGELKIQPMPVHVYSTVEVNLKMYSFLTLENKIELLNKVPAQLPPVFADENRFSQIISNLLDNAIKHTHNGSIVVEAKEWNGKIEISIKDTGVGMDEEQLATIFEPFKSFDKVENQGVGLGLSIVKQLVELQKGKILVSSEKGVGTTVTIRLPAAKAMESPNEKQRNNEVYEQPKEFVLPTPYTSTKKGIYTVLVADDNFYNLKILIELLEPMNCTVIAVKNGYEAIDVIVKSNKIDLAILDLMMPGLTGFDVCQSIRREYTLLELPVLIVTAGGQPQDKIVAFNAGANDILLKPFELGELKARISSLLIMKKSLEKIIDTEMAFLQSQIKPHFLYNVLHTITALSYTDVKKSRKLIVDFADYLRGSFQFSNLEKRIPFEKELQLIESYVEIEKTRFGERLLVKYDIADETFALTMPPLLIQPLVENAIRHGIGEKLEGGTVIIKVFIEESAYFIEVEDDGVGMKKEQLQTLFNRDANSNNGVGLENINRRLKYEYNSKLEVQSEFGKGTKITLRIPS
- a CDS encoding two pore domain potassium channel family protein; the protein is MLLIGIGLLLAIIYKSLEWIWLRENFQRNRRHFLSIENFLLLIFTYIILLVGFGFIYTLIEASGTSIIIESGNKVEPPFFHIMGTGMYFSGVTLFSLGYGDVVPIGIGRGFAMVEALIGYLLPAAFVMRSVIDFEGSFFKERG
- a CDS encoding daunorubicin ABC transporter permease is translated as MAKYIEMIRIRFLMMLAYRTNYYSGILVYSINIGAYYFLWTAIYGEKQSIEGLSVTQMVTYIAVAWMARAFYFNNIDREIASEIIEGKVAVELIRPYNYLTMKTMAGFGEGIFRLLFFSLPGMVIVGFIFPLEFSNNYSTWGYFGLSTLLSFIVNTEINLLTGMMTFFIFNISGLLRAKRVIIDLFSGLLLPISFYPSWAQDIMGFLPFQAISYIPSMIFTEGLQGSAIFQALLLQFIWAMILLVPIQALWVIARKKLVVQGG
- a CDS encoding ABC transporter permease codes for the protein MFYVSMFFQYMGQYMKTRLEYRTDAVVEIVSDLLFQAVNLIFIIVVFGHTSVLGGWSRDEIIFIYGFFLVPYALFSAFFNIWDFNDRYIVKGEMDRILTRPIHSLFQVVLERMELESLFGIITGLIIMIYAGGNLDLQFHWYDPFIFIVMVIGGMFIFAGIFVSLASVGFWSDARTDIMPMVYNIGNYGRYPVNIYNNVIRFILTWILPFAFVGVYPAAYFLGRTEWLVYAFLTPLMGIIFFMLAIWIWNQGVKKYRGAGN